A window from Setaria italica strain Yugu1 chromosome VIII, Setaria_italica_v2.0, whole genome shotgun sequence encodes these proteins:
- the LOC101785622 gene encoding NAC domain-containing protein 101 translates to MEASRFGFDFPPAYKFDPTDADIVAHYLLPRAIGFPNPYAHAIIDDDPYSCPPWEFMRRHGHAGSDHAFFFGPQREPDPRKKAARTVAPGEDGVGGTWDGQRSDATRLVLLRAGAGAEGRRLEVTYKRHNLSYYHGPQKKKTSGWVMHEYQIIDPPHLAGTVLSRVKITGKEKKNEGKQQKQADAGQQVVPTGPDQAGPSNYYQQPVGGGEEYGGAMGDNTGVCYVGDGNDYYMYEGDGSGGGDCFPAGDGGSYADDGNNYSNQDSGYCGYPDGGGGFFHVGDNNSYEYPDGGREEEKQC, encoded by the coding sequence ATGGAGGCGTCGCGGTTCGGCTTCGACTTCCCGCCGGCGTACAAGTTCGACCCGACCGACGCCGACATCGTGGCTCACTACCTCCTCCCGCGCGCCATCGGCTTCCCGAACCCCTACGCGCACGCCATCATCGACGACGACCCCTACAGCTGCCCGCCCTGGGAGTTCATGCGCCGCCACGGGCACGCGGGCAGCGACCACGCCTTCTTCTTCGGGCCCCAGCGGGAGCCGGACCCCAGGAAGAAGGCCGCCCGCACCGTCGCCCCCGGGgaggacggcgtcggcggcacCTGGGACGGGCAGAGGAGCGACGCCAcccgcctcgtcctcctccgcgccggcgccggggccgaaGGCCGAAGGCTCGAGGTCACGTACAAGCGCCACAACCTGTCCTACTACCACGGCccgcagaagaagaagaccagcGGGTGGGTCATGCACGAGTACCAGATCATCGACCCGCCCCACCTCGCCGGCACCGTCCTCTCGCGCGTCAAGATCACCggcaaggagaagaagaatgAGGGCAAGCAGCAGAAGCAGGCCGACGCCGGCCAGCAAGTGGTTCCCACGGGACCGGACCAGGCGGGCCCGAGCAACTACTACCAGCAGCCggtcggcggcggtgaggagtACGGCGGTGCCATGGGGGACAACACTGGTGTTTGCTATGTTGGCGACGGGAACGACTACTACATGTACGagggcgacggcagcggcggcggcgactgttTCCCTGCCGGAGACGGCGGCAGCTATGCCGACGACGGTAACAACTACTCCAACCAGGACTCCGGCTACTGTGGGTATcccgacggtggcggtggctttTTCCACGTCGGAGACAACAATAGCTATGAGTATCCCGACGGAGGTCgagaagaagagaagcaatGCTAG
- the LOC101785217 gene encoding NAC domain-containing protein 18 has protein sequence MEASRFGFDFPPAYKFDPTDEDIVAHYLLPRAIGFPNPYAHAVIDDDPCSCPPWELLRRHGHAGSDHAFFFGPPSDRAVNGVRACRVVRPGPEGGAGGLWRGHDAKEADLVVVRRGGGAQLQLRYRRRNLAYYHDGDPNSSGWVMHEYQLLHPKLLPGPVLSRIRVTAKAKKKQQLATRAKKQQHAAAADQQPIPGPEQPGPSNYPGDAPSPEISS, from the coding sequence ATGGAGGCGTCGCGGTTCGGCTTCGACTTCCCGCCGGCGTACAAGTTCGACCCCACCGACGAGGACATCGTGGCGCACTACCTGCTCCCGCGCGCCATCGGGTTCCCCAACCCCTACGCGCACGCCGTCATCGACGACGACCCCTGCAGCTGCCCGCCTTGGGAGCTCCTGCGCCGCCACGGCCACGCCGGCAGCGACCATGCCTTCTTCTTCGGGCCCCCCAGCGATCGGGCCGTTAACGGCGTCCGCGCGTGCCGCGTCGTCCGCCCCGGGCCcgaaggcggcgccggcggcctgtgGCGCGGGCATGACGCCAAGGAGGCGgacctcgtcgtcgtccgcagaggcggcggcgcccagctGCAGCTCAGGTACAGGCGCCGCAACCTGGCTTACTACCACGACGGCGATCCGAACTCCAGCGGGTGGGTGATGCACGAGTACCAACTCCTCCATCCCAAGCTGCTCCCCGGCCCCGTGCTCTCGCGCATCAGGGTCACCGCCAAGGccaagaagaagcagcagctcgCCACCAGGGCCAAGAAGCagcagcacgccgccgccgccgatcaaCAGCCTATCCCGGGTCCAGAGCAGCCAGGCCCGAGCAACTACCCCGGCGACGCCCCATCACCGGAAATCTCGTCCTGA